In Paraburkholderia youngii, the genomic stretch CGCGGGCACCGGTGCGCATCGTTTACGCAAGCACGACGGGCGTCTACGGCGATTGCGGCGGCGCGTGGATCGACGAAACGCGCGCGACGCGGCCCGCGAATGCGCGCGCCAAACGTCGCGTGTCGGCCGAGCGGCAGTTGCGGCGCGCGACTGCGCGCGGCAGCGTCGCCGCGAGCATCGCGCGGATTCCGGGCATCTATGCGGCCAACCGCCTGCCGCTCGCGCGGCTCGAAAAAGGCACGCCGGCTCTCGTCGATGCCGACGACGTCTACACGAATCACATCCACGCCGACGACCTCGCCGCGATCCTCGTGCGTCTCGCCACGCATGGCCGGCCCGGGCGCGCGCTGCACGCGTCCGACGATTCGTCGCTGAAGATGGGCGAGTATTTCGACGCTGTCGCCGATGCGTTCGGGCTCGCGCGAGCGCCGCGCATCACGCGCGAGCAGGCAGAGCAGCAAATCGATCCGATGCTGCTGTCGTTCATGCGCGAGTCGCGCCGCCTTGTGAACCGGCGTCTGAAGGAGGAATTGGGAGTACGTCTGCGCTATCCGAGCGTCGACGGGTTCTTGTGCGAAGCGAAGGGGAAGGGCAAGGGCGGCTAGGCCAGCCACGGAAACAAAAATGCCGCCTCGCGAGGCCACTTGGCCCCGGAGAAATTGCACCTGCGCCGCACCGCATCAATGCACCGCGCAAAACGAGCCGCGGTCCAACCGGCATCAGGTCAGCGTTGGCAGCACTTCCAGCAACAGGAAGCACAGCATGCCGCCGATCAACGCGCCGATCAGGTTCGGATGGTACTGGTGCCGCCGCCGCATGATGACCAGCAATCCACCGACCAGCAGCAGCGCGAAGCAGATAAACGCGATCATCGCGCGCGAAAACGCCATCGTGCTGTCGATATTCATGGCGCCCCTCCTTGAAACCTTTGTAGTCGTTTGTTTAGACGAGTATAGGGCGACATGTAAGCAACGGCATGCTGCAACGCAGCGGCCTATGTGCGGTGCACCGCAATGCGCGCGGGCTTTCTTCGGCGCATCAAGGGCTTAGGTGGTGCTCACCGCGCGCTAGTCGTTTACCCGGCCCGCAGCGCGGCGAGGCCCGCTTCGTCGAGCCATTGCCATGCGCCTGGCGCGAGCGTCGCGGGCAGCGCGAGGCCGCCGATCCGCTCGCGATGCAGCGCCTCGCAGCGGTTGCCCGAGGCCGCGATCATCCGCTTGACCTGGTGGTATTTGCCTTCGAGCACGGTGAGCGCGAGCGTGTGGGTGTCGCGCGCCTGTGCGTCGAGCGCGGCGCTCGGTTTGGTCTCGCCGTGCAGCAGTACGCCGGCGCGCAGCGCGGCGAGCTGCGCGTCATCGAGCGGATGGCGCGTGGTCGCGACGTAGAGCTTCGGCACCTTGCGTTTCGGCGACGTGAACTGATGCACGAACTTGCCGTCGTCGGAGAGCAGCAGCAGGCCCGTGGTGTCCTGATCGAGGCGGCCGACGCACTGCACGCCGCGCTCCGAGAACTGCGGCGGCAGCAGGCTGAACACGCTCAGATGATGCTGCGGATCGCGCGAGCATTCGTAGCCGACCGGCTTGTTCAG encodes the following:
- a CDS encoding pseudouridine synthase encodes the protein MNLESILFTQGFGSRRQCRALIGDGRVGIDGAICTDADADFAVDSGALRFSVDGVEWPYREHAYLLLNKPVGYECSRDPQHHLSVFSLLPPQFSERGVQCVGRLDQDTTGLLLLSDDGKFVHQFTSPKRKVPKLYVATTRHPLDDAQLAALRAGVLLHGETKPSAALDAQARDTHTLALTVLEGKYHQVKRMIAASGNRCEALHRERIGGLALPATLAPGAWQWLDEAGLAALRAG
- a CDS encoding NAD-dependent epimerase/dehydratase family protein, whose amino-acid sequence is MKATRNFRRPRVLIVGCGDVGMRCVPLLRPRAHVFALTSHAARCDELRAAGVTPLVGDLDARRSLKRLARLAPTVLHLAPPQKSGDDDRRTRALLATLGAAGRMNASAARPSVAPIARLRRARASGLNAETPAIVPDGVCQTGASRAPVRIVYASTTGVYGDCGGAWIDETRATRPANARAKRRVSAERQLRRATARGSVAASIARIPGIYAANRLPLARLEKGTPALVDADDVYTNHIHADDLAAILVRLATHGRPGRALHASDDSSLKMGEYFDAVADAFGLARAPRITREQAEQQIDPMLLSFMRESRRLVNRRLKEELGVRLRYPSVDGFLCEAKGKGKGG